The stretch of DNA TTACGTCATGCGCTATGTTCAAGGTGCGCCGCTCCATTATTTTCTGTCCCGTAAAGGCTCCTCCTGGCTTGGTCTGATTGGATTGCAGCTGCTGGACAGACTATGCGGATTGCATGAATGCGGGTTTATCTTTGGTGATCTGAAGCCGGAAAATGTCATGGTATCGGAGTACGGCGAAGCTGAGCTGATCGATTTCGGAGGAGCGGGTCCCATCGGCCGCAGCGTGAAGCAGTTCACGGAATGGCATGACCGCGGCTACTGGAATGCCGGCAGCCGGATCGGGGATGAAGGCTATGATCTGTTCGCCTTCGCCGTGCTCTGCTTGCGGCTTCTTGACGAGACCGGACTTCAGAATGCGTCGCGGCAGCTCCCGCAGACAAGAAGCGGAGACGATTTGATCAAGCTTACGGGCCAGCTTCCCGATAAAAAGCTCGCCTCTTGGCTGAGGCTCGCGCTGAAGGGCGGGTTTTCCACTTCGGCGGAAGCCAGGGACATGTGGAAGAGCCATGTTTACACATCACGGCCCCGCAAGCCGGAGCCGATGGCGACCCCGCGTTGGTTGACCGGCGCCTTTGCGCTGTCGCTTTGCCTGCTGGCTTTTACCGTCTACTGGATTTATCATTTTTAATATTCTATGATTATACATACGGACGGCATGTCGATTCATGCTGTCATCAAGCTGCGGACAGCCGCGGCCGGGCAGGAAAGGAAGCCGGATATGGTCGAGTGGAATGAACTGGTGGATTCGGTGATGGAAGCCGCGGCAGAACACAGGCTGTGGGAGCCGGGAGACGCCATTGTAGTCGCAGTGTCCGGAGGGCCGGATTCTGTGGCTCTTTTGCATGTTCTGCATGAAATATCCCTGAGCCGGATGCCGCTTACACTGATTTGCGCCCATGTGAACCACGGTTTCCGCGCCGAATCGGCGCAGGAGGCGGAGCTTGTGCGCCGAATGGCCGAAGAGCTCGGAATACCCTTTGAACTCGCTGAGTTCGATATTCCTTCCTTTATGAAGGAAAGCGGGCTCGGCCCGCAGGAAGCGGCCAGGGAGAAGCGTTACCGCTTTCTAATTGATACGGCGCAGCGCCGGGGTGCACGTTCCGTCGCACTGGCCCATCATGCCGACGACCAGGCCGAGACGGTTCTGATGCGACTCTTGCGGGGCAGCGCCCTGTCAGGGCTTGCGGGAATGCGCTGGATAAGAACTGAAAAAAACGTGGAACTTATCCGTCCATTCCTTCGTATTAACAAAGCGGCGCTCGTGGATGTATGCCGGCGGCGAGGCTATCTTTATGCCGAAGATCCCAGCAACTCGCAGACCAAGTACAGGCGCAACGCGATCAGGCTGGAAGTGCTTCCTTTTTTGACGCG from Paenibacillus sophorae encodes:
- a CDS encoding serine/threonine protein kinase, translated to MNIKAAWRLIQMKEKGCLVGTSSNPPRSPGEVIVGKWRGNRYIVNRLLGKGANGTVYLVNRQGRREKYALKIGYDALDLQSEINVLTSLQSCRVRRDQRSRGASPMSAYFLESDDASEGGFPFYVMRYVQGAPLHYFLSRKGSSWLGLIGLQLLDRLCGLHECGFIFGDLKPENVMVSEYGEAELIDFGGAGPIGRSVKQFTEWHDRGYWNAGSRIGDEGYDLFAFAVLCLRLLDETGLQNASRQLPQTRSGDDLIKLTGQLPDKKLASWLRLALKGGFSTSAEARDMWKSHVYTSRPRKPEPMATPRWLTGAFALSLCLLAFTVYWIYHF